A window of the Canis aureus isolate CA01 chromosome 29, VMU_Caureus_v.1.0, whole genome shotgun sequence genome harbors these coding sequences:
- the SFXN4 gene encoding sideroflexin-4: MEPNVRFWIAERQSFIQRFLQWTELLDPTNLVVSVEKIEKSRQLLLTNEDASIRDLEDPRIKEAWKRSLSTVHPDSSKLIPVPFRPAALLPFTAPMIFFSMLSVKSLKSLILPQISFYTYTTAFNIVNGNASYNRHLYESLLLGTGVIASSSFFGLFPRLLQLRLNNALLKRALPIIFLTHISAVNVVAVRSLEPIRGIEVMDKEGHVMGYSRKAGTKAVRDTASSRVVLYGTSAFIPEVFSHYFVRTQFFRQHPWSLWTFKLACTVLVMGLMVPVSFSIFPQIERIQCSELEKEIQSATEDTELFYHRGV; the protein is encoded by the exons ATGGAGCCCAACGTGCGCTTCTGGATCGCCGAGCGTCAA tctTTTATTCAGAGATTTCTTCAGTGGACAGAATTGTTGGATCCTACAAATTTGGTCGTTTCAGTT gaaaaaatagaaaaatcaaggcAACTATTGTTAACAAATGAAGATGCATCCATCCGTGACTTGGAGGACCCAAGG ataAAAGAAGCTTGGAAGAGAAGTCTT TCAACAGTGCATCCTGACAGCAGCAAACTGATCCCTGTTCCTTTTCGACCTGCAG CTCTCCTACCGTTCACGGCACCCATG atatttttctccATGCTGTCAGTAAAAAGTCTGAAGTCCCTGATTTTACCTCAG ATTTCCTTCTATACCTACACTACAGCGTTCAACATTGTCAATGGAAATGCAAGTTAT AATCGTCACCTATACGAGAGTCTACTGCTAGGGACAGGAGTGATTGCCTCTTCATCCTTTTTTGGa ctATTCCCCCGTCTGCTCCAGCTGCGGCTGAATAACGCTTTGTTGAAAAGAGCCCTTCCCATCATCTTTCTCA CCCACATCAGTGCAGTGAATGTTGTCGCAGTCCGAAGTCTTGAGCCCATTCGAGGGATTGAAGTCATGGACAAGGAAGGCCATGTCATGGGCTATTCCAGAAAAGCCGGGACAAAG GCTGTTAGAGATACAGCATCATCCAGGGTAGTGCTGTATGGGACCTCAGCTTTTATTCCTGAAGTCTTCTCACACTATTTTGTAAG GACCCAGTTCTTCCGGCAACATCCATGGTCATTGTGGACCTTCAAGCTGGCCTGTACTGTTTTAGTAATGGGATTGATGGTGCCAGTTTCTTTTAGTATATTCCCACAAATTGAACGG ATACAGTGCAGTGAGCTTGAGAAGGAAATTCAGTCTGCGACAGAAGACACAGAGCTCTTCTATCACAGAGGGGTATAG
- the DENND10 gene encoding DENN domain-containing protein 10 isoform X5, whose amino-acid sequence MRANFSIPSSLVTHFSIVLTAKDFNPEKYAAFTRILCRMYLKHGSPVKMMESYIAVLTKGICQSEENGSFLSKDFDARKAYLAGSIKDIVSQFGMETVILHTALMLKKRIVVYHPKIEAVQEFTRTLPALVWHRQDWTILHSYVHLNADELEALQMCPGYIAGFVDLEVSNRSDLYDVFVNLADSEITIAPLAKEAMTMGKLHKEIGQLIVQSAEDPEKSDSQVIQDISLKTREIFTNLEPFSEVSGDGKKLVLNIEALKQRRFPPATENFLYHLAAAEQMLKI is encoded by the exons ATGAGAGCAAACTTCTCCATCCCTTCGTCTTTG GTGACTCATTTTTCTATTGTTCTGACCGCCAAAGATTTTAACCCAGAGAAATATGCCGCCTTCACTAGGATATTGTGTAG AATGTACCTGAAACATGGCAGCCCAGTTAAAATGATGGAGAGTTATATTGCAGTTCTCACAAAGGGGATATGCCAGAGTGAAGAAAATGGCTCTTTCCTTAGCAAGGATTTTGATGCCCGAAAGGCATATCTCGCAGGCTCcatcaaag ACATTGTGTCTCAGTTTGGAATGGAAACGGTTATCTTACACACAGCGCTGATGCTAAAGAAAAGAATTGTCGTCTATCATCCCAAAATAGAAGCCGTCCAGGAGTTCACCAG GACTCTGCCCGCCCTGGTGTGGCATCGACAGGACTGGACCATACTTCATTCCTATGTGCACCTGAATGCCGATGAGCTGGAAGCCCTGCAGATGTGCCCAG GTTATATCGCCGGATTTGTAGACTTGGAGGTGAGCAACAGATCAGACCTCTATGATGTGTTTGTGAACCTGGCAGATAGTGAGATTACCATTGCTCCGCTTGCAAAAG AGGCCATGACGATGGGCAAACTGCACAAAGAGATCGGTCAGCTCATTGTCCAGTCTGCAGAAGATCCAGAGAAGTCAGACAGCCAGGTTATACAG GATATTTCCCTAAAAACGAGAGAAATCTTCACCAACCTGGAACCATTTTCAGAAGTTTCTGGTGATGGAAAAAAGCTAGTTCTCAATATTGAGGCTCTGAAGCAAAGACGATTTCCACCAGCAACAGAAAACTTCCTTTACCATCTAGCAGCAGCCGAGCAAATGCTGAAAATCTGA
- the DENND10 gene encoding DENN domain-containing protein 10 isoform X3, which yields MSAGHISEKQMEAPAPGGIGPGEKDTNGEVLWVWCYPSTTATLRNLLLRKCCLTDESKLLHPFVFGQYRRTWFYITTIEVPDSSVLIKVTHFSIVLTAKDFNPEKYAAFTRILCRMYLKHGSPVKMMESYIAVLTKGICQSEENGSFLSKDFDARKAYLAGSIKDIVSQFGMETVILHTALMLKKRIVVYHPKIEAVQEFTRTLPALVWHRQDWTILHSYVHLNADELEALQMCPGYIAGFVDLEVSNRSDLYDVFVNLADSEITIAPLAKEAMTMGKLHKEIGQLIVQSAEDPEKSDSQVIQDISLKTREIFTNLEPFSEVSGDGKKLVLNIEALKQRRFPPATENFLYHLAAAEQMLKI from the exons ATGTCTGCTGGGCACATTTCGGAGAAGCAGATGGAGGCCCCGGCCCCGGGTGGCATTGGTCCGGGAG AAAAGGACACAAATGGAGAAGTTCTGTGGGTGTGGTGTTATCCTTCCACGACAGCTACTTTAAGGAATTTACTGCTGAGAAAATGCTGCCTTACAGATGAGAGCAAACTTCTCCATCCCTTCGTCTTTGGTCAGTACAGAAGAACGTGGTTTTATATCACAACAATTGAAGTTCCAGATTCTTCAGTTTTGATAAAG GTGACTCATTTTTCTATTGTTCTGACCGCCAAAGATTTTAACCCAGAGAAATATGCCGCCTTCACTAGGATATTGTGTAG AATGTACCTGAAACATGGCAGCCCAGTTAAAATGATGGAGAGTTATATTGCAGTTCTCACAAAGGGGATATGCCAGAGTGAAGAAAATGGCTCTTTCCTTAGCAAGGATTTTGATGCCCGAAAGGCATATCTCGCAGGCTCcatcaaag ACATTGTGTCTCAGTTTGGAATGGAAACGGTTATCTTACACACAGCGCTGATGCTAAAGAAAAGAATTGTCGTCTATCATCCCAAAATAGAAGCCGTCCAGGAGTTCACCAG GACTCTGCCCGCCCTGGTGTGGCATCGACAGGACTGGACCATACTTCATTCCTATGTGCACCTGAATGCCGATGAGCTGGAAGCCCTGCAGATGTGCCCAG GTTATATCGCCGGATTTGTAGACTTGGAGGTGAGCAACAGATCAGACCTCTATGATGTGTTTGTGAACCTGGCAGATAGTGAGATTACCATTGCTCCGCTTGCAAAAG AGGCCATGACGATGGGCAAACTGCACAAAGAGATCGGTCAGCTCATTGTCCAGTCTGCAGAAGATCCAGAGAAGTCAGACAGCCAGGTTATACAG GATATTTCCCTAAAAACGAGAGAAATCTTCACCAACCTGGAACCATTTTCAGAAGTTTCTGGTGATGGAAAAAAGCTAGTTCTCAATATTGAGGCTCTGAAGCAAAGACGATTTCCACCAGCAACAGAAAACTTCCTTTACCATCTAGCAGCAGCCGAGCAAATGCTGAAAATCTGA
- the DENND10 gene encoding DENN domain-containing protein 10 isoform X6, which produces MYLKHGSPVKMMESYIAVLTKGICQSEENGSFLSKDFDARKAYLAGSIKDIVSQFGMETVILHTALMLKKRIVVYHPKIEAVQEFTRTLPALVWHRQDWTILHSYVHLNADELEALQMCPGYIAGFVDLEVSNRSDLYDVFVNLADSEITIAPLAKEAMTMGKLHKEIGQLIVQSAEDPEKSDSQVIQDISLKTREIFTNLEPFSEVSGDGKKLVLNIEALKQRRFPPATENFLYHLAAAEQMLKI; this is translated from the exons ATGTACCTGAAACATGGCAGCCCAGTTAAAATGATGGAGAGTTATATTGCAGTTCTCACAAAGGGGATATGCCAGAGTGAAGAAAATGGCTCTTTCCTTAGCAAGGATTTTGATGCCCGAAAGGCATATCTCGCAGGCTCcatcaaag ACATTGTGTCTCAGTTTGGAATGGAAACGGTTATCTTACACACAGCGCTGATGCTAAAGAAAAGAATTGTCGTCTATCATCCCAAAATAGAAGCCGTCCAGGAGTTCACCAG GACTCTGCCCGCCCTGGTGTGGCATCGACAGGACTGGACCATACTTCATTCCTATGTGCACCTGAATGCCGATGAGCTGGAAGCCCTGCAGATGTGCCCAG GTTATATCGCCGGATTTGTAGACTTGGAGGTGAGCAACAGATCAGACCTCTATGATGTGTTTGTGAACCTGGCAGATAGTGAGATTACCATTGCTCCGCTTGCAAAAG AGGCCATGACGATGGGCAAACTGCACAAAGAGATCGGTCAGCTCATTGTCCAGTCTGCAGAAGATCCAGAGAAGTCAGACAGCCAGGTTATACAG GATATTTCCCTAAAAACGAGAGAAATCTTCACCAACCTGGAACCATTTTCAGAAGTTTCTGGTGATGGAAAAAAGCTAGTTCTCAATATTGAGGCTCTGAAGCAAAGACGATTTCCACCAGCAACAGAAAACTTCCTTTACCATCTAGCAGCAGCCGAGCAAATGCTGAAAATCTGA
- the DENND10 gene encoding DENN domain-containing protein 10 isoform X2 encodes MQSHMPSLSCHTAQLLLGNLGDYAESYTKQLGPKAGDHLSTVEKDTNGEVLWVWCYPSTTATLRNLLLRKCCLTDESKLLHPFVFGQYRRTWFYITTIEVPDSSVLIKVTHFSIVLTAKDFNPEKYAAFTRILCRMYLKHGSPVKMMESYIAVLTKGICQSEENGSFLSKDFDARKAYLAGSIKDIVSQFGMETVILHTALMLKKRIVVYHPKIEAVQEFTRTLPALVWHRQDWTILHSYVHLNADELEALQMCPGYIAGFVDLEVSNRSDLYDVFVNLADSEITIAPLAKEAMTMGKLHKEIGQLIVQSAEDPEKSDSQVIQDISLKTREIFTNLEPFSEVSGDGKKLVLNIEALKQRRFPPATENFLYHLAAAEQMLKI; translated from the exons TGACCATCTTTCCACCGTAGAAAAGGACACAAATGGAGAAGTTCTGTGGGTGTGGTGTTATCCTTCCACGACAGCTACTTTAAGGAATTTACTGCTGAGAAAATGCTGCCTTACAGATGAGAGCAAACTTCTCCATCCCTTCGTCTTTGGTCAGTACAGAAGAACGTGGTTTTATATCACAACAATTGAAGTTCCAGATTCTTCAGTTTTGATAAAG GTGACTCATTTTTCTATTGTTCTGACCGCCAAAGATTTTAACCCAGAGAAATATGCCGCCTTCACTAGGATATTGTGTAG AATGTACCTGAAACATGGCAGCCCAGTTAAAATGATGGAGAGTTATATTGCAGTTCTCACAAAGGGGATATGCCAGAGTGAAGAAAATGGCTCTTTCCTTAGCAAGGATTTTGATGCCCGAAAGGCATATCTCGCAGGCTCcatcaaag ACATTGTGTCTCAGTTTGGAATGGAAACGGTTATCTTACACACAGCGCTGATGCTAAAGAAAAGAATTGTCGTCTATCATCCCAAAATAGAAGCCGTCCAGGAGTTCACCAG GACTCTGCCCGCCCTGGTGTGGCATCGACAGGACTGGACCATACTTCATTCCTATGTGCACCTGAATGCCGATGAGCTGGAAGCCCTGCAGATGTGCCCAG GTTATATCGCCGGATTTGTAGACTTGGAGGTGAGCAACAGATCAGACCTCTATGATGTGTTTGTGAACCTGGCAGATAGTGAGATTACCATTGCTCCGCTTGCAAAAG AGGCCATGACGATGGGCAAACTGCACAAAGAGATCGGTCAGCTCATTGTCCAGTCTGCAGAAGATCCAGAGAAGTCAGACAGCCAGGTTATACAG GATATTTCCCTAAAAACGAGAGAAATCTTCACCAACCTGGAACCATTTTCAGAAGTTTCTGGTGATGGAAAAAAGCTAGTTCTCAATATTGAGGCTCTGAAGCAAAGACGATTTCCACCAGCAACAGAAAACTTCCTTTACCATCTAGCAGCAGCCGAGCAAATGCTGAAAATCTGA
- the DENND10 gene encoding DENN domain-containing protein 10 isoform X4 → MAAAEAVDTQLMLGVGLIEKDTNGEVLWVWCYPSTTATLRNLLLRKCCLTDESKLLHPFVFGQYRRTWFYITTIEVPDSSVLIKVTHFSIVLTAKDFNPEKYAAFTRILCRMYLKHGSPVKMMESYIAVLTKGICQSEENGSFLSKDFDARKAYLAGSIKDIVSQFGMETVILHTALMLKKRIVVYHPKIEAVQEFTRTLPALVWHRQDWTILHSYVHLNADELEALQMCPGYIAGFVDLEVSNRSDLYDVFVNLADSEITIAPLAKEAMTMGKLHKEIGQLIVQSAEDPEKSDSQVIQDISLKTREIFTNLEPFSEVSGDGKKLVLNIEALKQRRFPPATENFLYHLAAAEQMLKI, encoded by the exons ATGGCTGCGGCTGAGGCGGTGGACACTCAGCTGATGCTCGGAGTCGGGCTGATCG AAAAGGACACAAATGGAGAAGTTCTGTGGGTGTGGTGTTATCCTTCCACGACAGCTACTTTAAGGAATTTACTGCTGAGAAAATGCTGCCTTACAGATGAGAGCAAACTTCTCCATCCCTTCGTCTTTGGTCAGTACAGAAGAACGTGGTTTTATATCACAACAATTGAAGTTCCAGATTCTTCAGTTTTGATAAAG GTGACTCATTTTTCTATTGTTCTGACCGCCAAAGATTTTAACCCAGAGAAATATGCCGCCTTCACTAGGATATTGTGTAG AATGTACCTGAAACATGGCAGCCCAGTTAAAATGATGGAGAGTTATATTGCAGTTCTCACAAAGGGGATATGCCAGAGTGAAGAAAATGGCTCTTTCCTTAGCAAGGATTTTGATGCCCGAAAGGCATATCTCGCAGGCTCcatcaaag ACATTGTGTCTCAGTTTGGAATGGAAACGGTTATCTTACACACAGCGCTGATGCTAAAGAAAAGAATTGTCGTCTATCATCCCAAAATAGAAGCCGTCCAGGAGTTCACCAG GACTCTGCCCGCCCTGGTGTGGCATCGACAGGACTGGACCATACTTCATTCCTATGTGCACCTGAATGCCGATGAGCTGGAAGCCCTGCAGATGTGCCCAG GTTATATCGCCGGATTTGTAGACTTGGAGGTGAGCAACAGATCAGACCTCTATGATGTGTTTGTGAACCTGGCAGATAGTGAGATTACCATTGCTCCGCTTGCAAAAG AGGCCATGACGATGGGCAAACTGCACAAAGAGATCGGTCAGCTCATTGTCCAGTCTGCAGAAGATCCAGAGAAGTCAGACAGCCAGGTTATACAG GATATTTCCCTAAAAACGAGAGAAATCTTCACCAACCTGGAACCATTTTCAGAAGTTTCTGGTGATGGAAAAAAGCTAGTTCTCAATATTGAGGCTCTGAAGCAAAGACGATTTCCACCAGCAACAGAAAACTTCCTTTACCATCTAGCAGCAGCCGAGCAAATGCTGAAAATCTGA